In Populus nigra chromosome 1, ddPopNigr1.1, whole genome shotgun sequence, one genomic interval encodes:
- the LOC133687160 gene encoding protein NRT1/ PTR FAMILY 8.1-like isoform X1: MAEEDAYTKDGTVDYRGNPANKKETGTWRACPYIIGNEFCERLAYYGMSSNLILYFKHRLNQQSATATRNNLNWGGTCYLTPLIGAFVADAYLGRYWTIACFSIIYVMGMTLLTISATVPGLRPKCYSEDDCNPTDAQSAIAFVSLYLIALGTGGIKPCVSSYGADQFDDADEVEKKHKSSFFNWFYLSINVGALIAGSVLVWVQDNVSWGWGFGIPAIAMAIAVASFFSGTRLFRYQKPGGSPLTRICQVLVATFRKKKVEVPADKALLYETADAESNIKGSRKLDHTEEFSFLDKAAVETEKDDIKGPVDPWRLCTVTQVEELKSIIRLLPIWATGIIFTAVYSQMGNLFVLQGEQMDKYVGNSNFQIPSASLSIFDTLSVIFWVPVYDRIIVPVARKYTGHKNGLTQLQRMGIGLFISIFSMVSAAILELKRLEMVRRHNSYELKTVPLSIFWQAPQYFLIGCAEVFTFIGQLEFFYEQAPDAMRSMCSALSLTTVALGSYLSSLLVTIVTSISTKNGKPGWIPENLNYGHIDYFFWLLGVLSVLNLCVFLLISNWYTYKKPVGTLR, from the exons ATGGCAGAGGAGGATGCTTATACAAAAGATGGAACCGTGGATTATCGTGGGAATCCAGCTAACAAAAAGGAGACGGGAACCTGGAGGGCCTGCCCTTATATTATAG GAAATGAATTTTGTGAACGATTGGCTTACTATGGGATGAGCTCCAATCTGATTCTTTATTTCAAGCACAGACTGAATCAACAAAGCGCTACAGCTACTAGAAATAACTTGAATTGGGGTGGAACGTGCTATCTCACTCCATTGATTGGAGCATTCGTTGCTGATGCTTATCTTGGTAGATATTGGACGATTGCTTGTTTCTCCATCATATATGTTATG GGGATGACACTTTTGACAATCTCAGCTACTGTCCCTGGCCTAAGGCCAAAATGTTATTCAGAAGATGATTGTAATCCAACAGATGCTCAAAGTGCAATAGCTTTTGTATCGCTTTACCTAATAGCACTAGGCACTGGTGGTATTAAGCCTTGTGTCTCATCCTATGGAGCAGATCAGTTTGATGACGCTGATGAGGTTGAGAAAAAACACAAGAGTTCTTTCTTCAACTGGTTCTACCTCTCAATTAATGTTGGTGCTCTTATCGCCGGTTCTGTGCTGGTTTGGGTACAAGATAATGTGAGTTGGGGTTGGGGTTTTGGCATTCCAGCAATAGCCATGGCAATTGCGGTTGCGAGCTTCTTTTCTGGTACTCGGTTGTTCAGGTATCAAAAGCCTGGAGGCAGCCCTCTTACTCGCATCTGTCAGGTGCTGGTGGCAACcttcagaaaaaagaaagttgaagtTCCAGCTGACAAGGCTCTGTTGTATGAGACTGCAGATGCCGAATCCAACATCAAAGGAAGCCGCAAGCTTGACCATACTGAAGAATTTAG tttcctTGACAAGGCAGCAGTGGAAACAGAAAAGGACGACATAAAGGGGCCAGTAGACCCATGGAGACTTTGCACTGTAACCCAAGTTGAGGAGCTAAAGTCTATCATTCGGTTGCTTCCCATATGGGCCACAGGTATCATTTTTACTGCAGTGTACAGCCAGATGGGGAACCTATTTGTGCTGCAAGGTGAACAGATGGATAAATATGTTGGAAACTCCAATTTCCAGATACCATCTGCATCTCTATCAATCTTTGACACTCTTAGTGTCATTTTTTGGGTCCCGGTCTATGACCGAATTATTGTCCCAGTTGCTAGAAAATACACCGGACACAAAAATGGCTTAACTCAACTGCAGCGGATGGGCATTGGTCTCTTCATATCAATATTTTCCATGGTATCTGCAGCAATCTTGGAACTTAAAAGACTTGAAATGGTGAGAAGGCACAACTCCTATGAACTTAAAACCGTGCCCTTGTCTATATTTTGGCAAGCTCCACAGTATTTCCTGATAGGGTGTGCAGAAGTTTTCACATTCATCGGACAGTTGGAATTCTTCTACGAGCAAGCACCTGATGCAATGAGGAGCATGTGTTCTGCCCTATCACTCACCACCGTCGCACTTGGTAGTTACTTAAGCTCTCTTCTTGTAACCATTGTTACGAGCATCAGCACTAAGAATGGAAAGCCTGGATGGATACCGGAGAACTTAAATTATGGTCACATTGATTACTTCTTCTGGCTACTGGGAGTACTCAGTGTGCTGAATCTATGTGTCTTTCTCTTGATCTCAAATTGGTACACGTATAAAAAGCCAGTGGGAACTCTTCGCTGA
- the LOC133687160 gene encoding protein NRT1/ PTR FAMILY 8.1-like isoform X2: MSSNLILYFKHRLNQQSATATRNNLNWGGTCYLTPLIGAFVADAYLGRYWTIACFSIIYVMGMTLLTISATVPGLRPKCYSEDDCNPTDAQSAIAFVSLYLIALGTGGIKPCVSSYGADQFDDADEVEKKHKSSFFNWFYLSINVGALIAGSVLVWVQDNVSWGWGFGIPAIAMAIAVASFFSGTRLFRYQKPGGSPLTRICQVLVATFRKKKVEVPADKALLYETADAESNIKGSRKLDHTEEFSFLDKAAVETEKDDIKGPVDPWRLCTVTQVEELKSIIRLLPIWATGIIFTAVYSQMGNLFVLQGEQMDKYVGNSNFQIPSASLSIFDTLSVIFWVPVYDRIIVPVARKYTGHKNGLTQLQRMGIGLFISIFSMVSAAILELKRLEMVRRHNSYELKTVPLSIFWQAPQYFLIGCAEVFTFIGQLEFFYEQAPDAMRSMCSALSLTTVALGSYLSSLLVTIVTSISTKNGKPGWIPENLNYGHIDYFFWLLGVLSVLNLCVFLLISNWYTYKKPVGTLR, from the exons ATGAGCTCCAATCTGATTCTTTATTTCAAGCACAGACTGAATCAACAAAGCGCTACAGCTACTAGAAATAACTTGAATTGGGGTGGAACGTGCTATCTCACTCCATTGATTGGAGCATTCGTTGCTGATGCTTATCTTGGTAGATATTGGACGATTGCTTGTTTCTCCATCATATATGTTATG GGGATGACACTTTTGACAATCTCAGCTACTGTCCCTGGCCTAAGGCCAAAATGTTATTCAGAAGATGATTGTAATCCAACAGATGCTCAAAGTGCAATAGCTTTTGTATCGCTTTACCTAATAGCACTAGGCACTGGTGGTATTAAGCCTTGTGTCTCATCCTATGGAGCAGATCAGTTTGATGACGCTGATGAGGTTGAGAAAAAACACAAGAGTTCTTTCTTCAACTGGTTCTACCTCTCAATTAATGTTGGTGCTCTTATCGCCGGTTCTGTGCTGGTTTGGGTACAAGATAATGTGAGTTGGGGTTGGGGTTTTGGCATTCCAGCAATAGCCATGGCAATTGCGGTTGCGAGCTTCTTTTCTGGTACTCGGTTGTTCAGGTATCAAAAGCCTGGAGGCAGCCCTCTTACTCGCATCTGTCAGGTGCTGGTGGCAACcttcagaaaaaagaaagttgaagtTCCAGCTGACAAGGCTCTGTTGTATGAGACTGCAGATGCCGAATCCAACATCAAAGGAAGCCGCAAGCTTGACCATACTGAAGAATTTAG tttcctTGACAAGGCAGCAGTGGAAACAGAAAAGGACGACATAAAGGGGCCAGTAGACCCATGGAGACTTTGCACTGTAACCCAAGTTGAGGAGCTAAAGTCTATCATTCGGTTGCTTCCCATATGGGCCACAGGTATCATTTTTACTGCAGTGTACAGCCAGATGGGGAACCTATTTGTGCTGCAAGGTGAACAGATGGATAAATATGTTGGAAACTCCAATTTCCAGATACCATCTGCATCTCTATCAATCTTTGACACTCTTAGTGTCATTTTTTGGGTCCCGGTCTATGACCGAATTATTGTCCCAGTTGCTAGAAAATACACCGGACACAAAAATGGCTTAACTCAACTGCAGCGGATGGGCATTGGTCTCTTCATATCAATATTTTCCATGGTATCTGCAGCAATCTTGGAACTTAAAAGACTTGAAATGGTGAGAAGGCACAACTCCTATGAACTTAAAACCGTGCCCTTGTCTATATTTTGGCAAGCTCCACAGTATTTCCTGATAGGGTGTGCAGAAGTTTTCACATTCATCGGACAGTTGGAATTCTTCTACGAGCAAGCACCTGATGCAATGAGGAGCATGTGTTCTGCCCTATCACTCACCACCGTCGCACTTGGTAGTTACTTAAGCTCTCTTCTTGTAACCATTGTTACGAGCATCAGCACTAAGAATGGAAAGCCTGGATGGATACCGGAGAACTTAAATTATGGTCACATTGATTACTTCTTCTGGCTACTGGGAGTACTCAGTGTGCTGAATCTATGTGTCTTTCTCTTGATCTCAAATTGGTACACGTATAAAAAGCCAGTGGGAACTCTTCGCTGA
- the LOC133700124 gene encoding laccase-4-like: protein MVDMALWLRVLVLVACLFPASVESMVRHYKFNVVMKNTTRLCSEKPIVTVNGRFPGPTLVAREDDTVLVKVVNHVKYNVSIHWHGIRQLRTGWADGPAYITQCPLQPGQSFVYNFTITGQRGTLLWHAHILWLRATVHGGIVILPKRGVPYPFPTPHREEVIVLGEWWKSDVEAVINEAMNSGRAPNVSDAHTINGHPGPVSACSSQGGYNLPVRPGKTYMLRIINAALNEELFFKIAGHQLTVVEVDATYVKPFKIDTIVIAPGQTTNVLVTANRGSGKYLVAASPFMDAPIAVDNVTATATLHYSGTLASTTTTLTVPPAQNATPVATNFTDALRSLNSIKYPARVPLKIDHSLFFTIGLGVNPCATCVNGNRVVADINNVTFVMPTIALLQAHFFNIKGVFTDDFPGNPPTPFNYTGTQPKNFQTVNGTKLYRLAYNSTVQLVLQDTGMLTPENHPVHLHGFNFFEVGRGIGNFNPKRDPKKFNLADPVERNTIGVPAGGWTAIRFIADNPGVWFMHCHLEVHTTWGLKMAFVVDNGKGPNEYVLPPPPDLPKC, encoded by the exons ATGGTCGACATGGCACTATGGCTTCGTGTTCTAGTTCTGGTGGCTTGTCTGTTTCCGGCATCTGTGGAGTCCATGGTCCGGCACTACAAGTTCAAT GTGGTGATGAAAAATACCACGAGACTGTGTTCAGAAAAGCCCATTGTCACTGTCAATGGAAGGTTCCCTGGGCCCACTTTAGTTGCCAGGGAAGATGACACAGTGCTGGTGAAGGTCGTCAACCACGTCAAATACAATGTCAGTATCCATTG GCATGGAATCAGACAGCTGCGGACAGGTTGGGCCGATGGCCCAGCATACATAACGCAGTGTCCTCTTCAGCCAGGACAGAGCTTCGTGTACAATTTCACCATTACTGGTCAAAGGGGCACCCTACTCTGGCATGCACATATCCTCTGGCTCAGGGCCACTGTCCATGGTGGTATTGTCATCTTGCCCAAGCGAGGTGTTCCTTACCCATTTCCTACACCACACAGGGAAGAAGTCATCGTATTAG GTGAATGGTGGAAATCAGATGTTGAAGCTGTGATCAACGAGGCAATGAATTCTGGGAGGGCACCTAATGTCTCAGATGCTCACACGATCAATGGTCATCCAGGGCCTGTCTCAGCCTGCTCTTCACAGG GAGGATATAATTTACCAGTACGGCCCGGAAAGACTTACATGCTTCGGATTATCAACGCTGCACTAAATGAAGAGCTCTTCTTTAAGATTGCTGGCCATCAACTCACTGTTGTAGAGGTTGATGCCACATACGTTAAACCCTTCAAAATCGACACCATTGTCATAGCCCCCGGCCAAACCACTAACGTTCTTGTGACGGCAAACCGTGGTTCTGGCAAGTACTTGGTTGCTGCCTCACCCTTCATGGACGCACCCATTGCGGTTGATAACGTGACGGCCACAGCCACGTTACATTACTCTGGCACCCTTGCTAGTACCACCACTACCCTCACCGTCCCTCCAGCCCAAAATGCCACCCCAGTAGCTACAAACTTTACAGATGCTCTACGTAGCTTGAATTCGATAAAATATCCTGCTCGAGTCCCATTAAAAATCGatcactctctcttttttaccaTTGGCCTCGGTGTCAATCCTTGTGCTACTTGTGTCAATGGGAACCGAGTTGTGGCAGATATCAATAACGTTACATTTGTTATGCCAACAATTGCTCTCCTTCAAGCTCATTTCTTCAACATCAAAGGTGTTTTCACAGATGACTTCCCAGGCAACCCGCCCACACCATTCAACTATACGGGCACACAACcaaaaaactttcaaacagtGAATGGAACAAAACTTTATAGACTTGCTTATAACTCTACTGTCCAACTAGTGCTACAAGATACAGGAATGCTTACTCCTGAAAACCACCCTGTCCATTTGCATGGCTTCAATTTCTTCGAAGTTGGGAGGGGAATAGGTAATTTCAATCCAAAGAGGGACCCAAAGAAATTCAATCTTGCTGACCCAGTGGAGAGGAACACAATTGGAGTCCCAGCTGGTGGATGGACTGCTATAAGGTTCATAGCAGATAATCCAG GGGTTTGGTTCATGCATTGCCATTTGGAAGTCCATACAACATGGGGACTTAAGATGGCATTTGTTGTAGACAATGGCAAAGGCCCTAATGAATATGTTTTACCTCCTCCTCCGGATCTACCAAAGTGCTAG